From a region of the Triticum aestivum cultivar Chinese Spring chromosome 7D, IWGSC CS RefSeq v2.1, whole genome shotgun sequence genome:
- the LOC123165991 gene encoding calmodulin-binding receptor kinase CaMRLK → MPLHSHVRRLVLLLLVLSTTFPDPVSSSCAGGVRDDAAIVAAAFRYVRNFRPQGVPACRPVRELRLPSRNLTGAVAWAALANLSALAALDLSGNALQGAIPGGFWRAPALRAVDVSGNQLGGSLRVEPNPRLQSLNVSGNRFTVVAGVDGLPGLDALDVSANRIRAVPQGLRRLTRLRRLDLSRNAMRGRFPGDLPPLDGVRFLNVSYNNLSGAVNASAVKKFGPSAFIHAGNASLVFSKDSPARPHPPPPPPRGTSAKKAHPARTAKSTATKTKRKKHLGVVAVAIVCGVASVVVLLCLVGSVACGVVRCRKRKNGDKEAEEKKVQWGEKEEDEVVVAAATSKGASAAPVVLFERPLMELTLADLAAATSGFGRESQLAERGGRSGAAYRAVLPGDLHVVVRVVEGAMAGVGEDDNPAAAAAAFRELARLRHPNILPLLGYCIAGREKLLLYEYMEKGDLHRWLHELPAGRPDMDDAGGDIWEAAEDKRSISDWPTRHRIALGVARGLAFLHQGWAGSCRATVHGHLVPTNVLLSDDLEPRISDFGHLGGGGGEDDDATPEADVYGFGALVLELMTGQARWDEASVSWARGLIRDGKGLDMVDPRVHGGEAAEREMVECLRVGYLCTAHSPDKRPTMQQVVGVLKDIRPRALDGGGDA, encoded by the exons ATGCCACTCCACTCCCACGTCCGCCGCCTCGTGCTCTTGCTGCTAGTTCTTTCCACTACGTTTCCCGACCCTGTCTCCTCTTCTTGCGCCGGCGGCGTCCGGGACGACGCGGCGATCGTCGCGGCCGCGTTCCGCTACGTGCGCAACTTCCGGCCGCAGGGCGTGCCGGCATGCAGGCCCGTCCGGGAGCTGCGCCTCCCGTCGCGGAACCTCACGGGCGCCGTGGCGTGGGCGGCGCTCGCGAACCTGTCCGCCCTCGCCGCGCTCGACCTCTCCGGGAACGCGCTCCAGGGCGCCATCCCCGGCGGCTTCTGGCGCGCGCCGGCGCTCCGCGCCGTCGATGTGTCGGGGAACCAGCTCGGCGGCTCGCTGCGGGTGGAGCCGAACCCGCGGCTGCAGTCCCTCAACGTGTCCGGCAACCGCTTCACCGTCGTCGCGGGGGTGGACGGCCTCCCGGGGCTCGACGCCCTCGACGTGTCGGCGAACAGGATCCGCGCGGTGCCGCAGGGGCTGAGGCGGCTGACGCGATTGCGCCGGCTCGACCTCTCCCGGAACGCGATGCGCGGGAGGTTCCCCGGCGACCTGCCCCCGCTCGACGGGGTCCGTTTCTTGAACGTCTCGTACAACAACCTGTCCGGCGCGGTGAACGCCAGCGCCGTGAAGAAGTTCGGGCCCTCGGCGTTCATCCACGCCGGCAATGCTTCATTAGTGTTCTCAAAAGACTCCCCTGCGCGGCCTcatccaccgcctccgccgccacgaggAACAAGTGCAAAGAAGGCTCATCCCGCGAGGACGGCGAAGAGCACGGCAACGAAAACGAAAAGAAAGAAGCATCTGGGCGTGGTCGCCGTGGCGATTGTGTGCGGGGTGGCGTCGGTGGTCGTCCTGCTCTGCTTGGTCGGATCCGTGGCGTGCGGGGTGGTGAGGTGCAGGAAGAGGAAGAACGGAGAcaaggaggcggaggagaagaaggTGCAGTGGGGTGAGAAGGAAGAAGACGAGGTGGTTGTGGCGGCGGCGACATCAAAGGGGGCATCGGCCGCGCCGGTGGTGCTCTTCGAGCGGCCGCTCATGGAGCTGACGCTCGCCGACCTCGCCGCGGCCACTTCCGGTTTCGGCCGCGAATCCCAGCTCGCGGAGCGCGGTGGCCGCAGCGGCGCCGCGTACCGCGCCGTTCTGCCCGGGGACCTGCACGTCGTCGTGCGCGTCGTGGAGGGCGCCATGGCCGGGGTCGGGGAGGACGACAACCCGGCCGCCGCGGCCGCGGCGTTCCGTGAACTCGCGCGGCTCCGGCACCCCAACATCCTTCCGCTCCTTGGATACTGCATTGCAG GGAGGGAGAAGCTGCTGCTATACGAGTACATGGAGAAAGGCGACCTCCACCGGTGGCTCCACGAGCTGCCGGCGGGGCGGCCGGACATGGACGACGCCGGCGGGGACATCTGGGAGGCGGCGGAGGACAAGCGGTCGATATCCGACTGGCCGACGCGGCACCGCATCGCGCTAGGCGTCGCCCGGGGCCTGGCGTTCCTGCACCAAGGGTGGGCCGGGTCATGCCGGGCGACGGTGCACGGCCACCTCGTCCCGACCAACGTCCTCCTCAGCGACGACCTGGAGCCCCGGATATCCGACTTCGGgcacctcggcggcggcggcggcgaggacgacGACGCGACGCCGGAGGCGGACGTGTACGGGTTCGGCGCGCTGGTGCTGGAGCTGATGACGGGGCAGGCGAGGTGGGACGAGGCGTCGGTGAGCTGGGCGCGCGGGCTCATCCGCGACGGcaaggggctggacatggtggacCCGCGGGTgcacggcggcgaggcggcggagcgggagatggtgGAGTGCCTGCGGGTGGGGTACCTGTGCACGGCGCACTCGCCGGACAAGCGGCCGACGATGCAGCAGGTGGTGGGCGTGCTCAAGGACATCCGGCCTCGTGCGCTCGACGGCGGTGGCGACGCGTGA